A DNA window from Arachis hypogaea cultivar Tifrunner chromosome 18, arahy.Tifrunner.gnm2.J5K5, whole genome shotgun sequence contains the following coding sequences:
- the LOC112771302 gene encoding amino-acid permease BAT1 homolog has product MGSEFTGDTTMDAAEKRLNELGYKQELRREMTMFKTLAISFSTMTLFTGITPLYGSSLQYAGPASLVWGWVVVSFFTWFVGIAMAEICSSFPTTGSLYFWAAHLAGPKWGPFSSWCCAWLETIGLIAGIGTQAYAGSQTLQSIILLSTGTHKGGGYFAPKWLFLCMYIGLTVIWAALNTFALEVIALIDMISIWWQLIGGIVIVIMLPLVSLTTQSASYVFTHLELAPESTGITSKPYAVILAFLVSQYSLFGYDAAAHLTEETKGADKNGPIAILGSIGMISVFGWAYILALTFSIQNFSYLYDTNNETAGVFVPAQILYDAFHGRYHNSIGAIILLFIIWGSFFFGGLSITTSAARVMIFNTRIWRTCYKHQVHHLYNCGRTLHTHCSFVRNKKEAPKGTKEPFDSLLGSCMMQVSRDKAEQLSFVPVSYLHRKVPKRAWISHRKLPKLKQGIELSNVRHCRCKENPWHDVMLCYHVNEVGTPSFFENGIGK; this is encoded by the exons ATGGGGTCTGAATTCACAGGAGACACAACTATGGATGCAGCAGAGAAGAGGCTCAATGAGCTTGGTTACAAGCAAGAACTTAGAAGAGAAATG ACTATGTTCAAAACACTGGCAATATCATTTTCAACAATGACCCTATTCACAGGAATCACTCCTCTATATGGTTCCAGCCTTCAATATGCAGGGCCTGCATCTCTTGTATGGGGATGGGTGGTGGTTTCTTTCTTCACTTGGTTTGTTGGGATTGCAATGGCTGAGATTTGTTCATCTTTCCCG ACAACTGGCTCTTTGTACTTTTGGGCTGCGCATTTAGCCGGTCCGAAATGGGGACCATTTTCTTCATGGTGCTGTGCTTGGCTTGAGACCATAGGACTTATTGCTGGGATTGGAACTCAG GCATATGCAGGATCACAAACATTGCAGAGTATAATCTTACTCTCAACAGGAACACATAAAGGTGGAGGGTACTTTGCTCCAAAATGGTTATTCTTGTGTATGTATATTGGCTTAACTGTCATATGGGCAGCTCTCAACACATTTGCATTGGAAGTGATTGCCTTGATAGATATGATTTCAATATGGTGGCAG CTTATTGGGGGAATAGTGATTGTGATCATGCTACCTCTGGTATCACTTACTACACAATCTGCTTCATATGTATTCACACACTTGGAGTTGGCACCTGAATCAACTGGAATTACAAGCAAACCATATGCTGTGATTCTTGCATTTCTTGTGAGCCAGTATTCCCTCTTTGGATATGATGCTGCAGCACATTTAACTGAAGAAACCAAAGGTGCTGACAAGAATGGACCTATTGCCATACTTGGCAGCATTGGCATGATTTCAGTCTTTGGTTGGGCTTATATTCTTGCACTTACATTCAGCATTCAG AATTTCAGTTACCTTTATGATACAAACAATGAGACTGCTGGAGTATTTGTGCCAGCACAAATACTCTATGATGCATTCCATGGAAGATATCACAATTCTATTGGAGCAATCATTCTACTATTTATCATTTGGGGTTCATTCTTTTTTGGTGGACTTTCAATCACTACAAGTGCTGCTAGAGTT ATGATCTTCAATACTAGAATCTGGAGAACTTGTTACAAACATCAAGTGCATCATCTTTATAACTGCGGCAGAACTCTCCACACACACTGCTCCTTCGTCCGAAACAAAAAGGAAGCTCCCAAAGGGACGAAAGAACCCTTCGACTCCCTCTTGGGTAGCTGCATGATGCAAGTAAGTCGTGACAAAGCTGAACAACTCAGCTTTGTCCCCGTCAGTTACTTGCATCGCAAGGTTCCCAAGAGAGCTTGGATTAGCCATAGAAAATTGCCAAAATTGAAGCAAGGAATTGAGTTGAGCAATGTGAGGCATTGTAGGTGCAAAGAGAATCCTTGGCATGATGTCATGCTTTGTTACCATGTGAATGAAGTTGGCACCCCATCTTTCTTTGAGAATGGCATTGGAAAATGA